CACACAATGGTGACTGTAGGTCTGTGAAAAAGTATTCCAAAAAAGTACCCGTATTACAGGCTGCTTTTTCTCAATCAAAGGAATATGAACGGCACCATATAGCATCGTTTTTTTGCGCCTGGAAGACAAAGGAACAAAACGCTGCTTTCCGTCACTGCGGCGGACCTGTTGCGACAAGCACGGCATTCAGCTGCAGTGGAAGTTGATCCTGAAACTAACTTTTTCGCGCAAGAAAAATTTGGAGCTCACGTGAAACTTCCAAGTTTCAGTGGACACAAATGACGACTAGCCCAGACAGAAGGACCAGCAAGCATCTTCTGCATGGACTTGTCTTTCCTTCAGTCACAAACGAATATGCCAGACACAGCATGGCAACACCTCCGCTGTGCCCGGTTTTCCCCTGCCTGCTTGCTTCTGTTTTAACCGCGGACTCAATCGAACTCGTGCATGTTCTAGTGGGACGACTGTCGACCTTCCAATGAATAAAGGTTGAACAACTATTACTTTGTGTGAGGAGAGAACCTCTTCTGAAGTTCTGGCACCTGCTTTTGTCTCTGCGATCCTTATTCAGCGCAAATGACCTACTTCTGAACACACAGTTCGGGGTGGGTGTCTTCACCTCACTCGCAAGAGAATGTCGCGTCGGCTGCAAAACTACGGGAATGTGGCTTACAATAAACGTCGCGAATCTGTCGCCGTTTCCCCCCTCGAATCGCCCGGTTTCTTTTTTGCAGGCTGAAGGAGGGGCACCATTTTTCAAGCTGTCAAGGGATAGCCCACGTTCCTTCGCCCTCAAGAACTCAGCTTATACAAGGGATTTTTTTTACcagtctcttcgttctcgttAGCTTTCTGCTTCGACGAAATCGCGGACTGAGGTGTGTGAAGGGACCTACACGTAGGCCGCCTCTGTGTTCGTAAAAGAAAATTAAAGCTCAAGATGTCTGGTTCattctccaccttcttccgTTGGGCTCCATGACATCAATGTGTCACGTCCTGCCGGCGAGACCGCTGCTACAATGGATGTCGTTTTCGAGTTCACTCGTGTCGTCATTTCTGCCGTTAGCAAAAGATGCGCCAGCGTCATCCTCGAAGTTGCTCGTCAGAACCCACGGTAGGTCCCGACTTAGGGTCCGTTACACCCTGGAGAATGGCCCACTTCCTTACATGCTGGACACCGAGGAAACGATACTTTTTGGTGCTTATTAGAAGATAGGGGTAGCGGCTGCGGGTAAATAAACCGTACACAGGGTGATCTTGTGAACACGACCTCGAACCACTTTCTCCAGAGCACAGCCGTCGTTTTCATCAAAAATCGGAGCCGGGATGTGCGGGCGTTTCCCCCGCTGCTACATATTCGCTTTGTACTCGATGCTTGTTCGCATTCATCGCGATCCTCTGACAAGCACTACGTGCGCGTCGCGTCTGTGTGGAGTCGAAATACTCCCGCGAGCACGCCCTCTACACACGGAAGTGTCAGCATCTGGAGTTCCTTCCACGAAGTGGTTTTAGCCCACctccttctttgtttcccGCAGTTCTCTTCTGATAAGAATCATTCGAAAACCACATTCCAACGCAACTGTCCGCCCGTGAGAACCAGCGCAGCAGCGTTTCTTGTGCGTCTTCTCAGGTACAGTGGGCGCCTCATCGAGATGGGCCAGGCCACCAACCGGgcgtacgtacacctgaagTACTTCAGCGGGAGAGTTCTCATGCCGCGCGGACCTTTGCACTCCCACGCGCGATGTGGGTCTCCACTGGCTTCGCAGTCTTCGCAGGCCAGCAGCGGCCTACCGGCCTCCCCAAAGGCGAACCTGCAAGCCGCGGCTTCCGCCTCAGCAGACGGAGCGTCTTCTGTGGCAGCGCAGCGTTCTAGTGACGCTGAAACTCGCTCTCCCGGTGCCTCAGCGCAGACAGTCCAGGCAGACCCTTCCAACGCAACATCCTCCGGTGTTCCACCTCCCCCGGGTGTTTCATCTTCGACGAACTCCTCATCTTCGAATGCCGCATCTTCATCgacctcttcgtcgtcatcgacttcctcgtcttcctcgaattcctcgtcttctggaAGCCCACACACggcgtcgttttctccgtgGAATCGGACAGGGACGAGGATCACTCTCAACGTAAAACCTCTTGACGATGACAAGGCACTTGAGGTAAGTGAGACAACGACATGCGgatcctcttcatctctcgcgtctgctgaTGTCTCTCCAAGCTGCACACAGACGCGCTACCACGatctgtatctatatatctgtCGTCCTCCATATGTCTtatgtatctgtatctatgTCTATCTATGTGTATCTATAAGTATTTGTATGTACTTATATATTTCTACTTGTCTATATCTCTCTATCCATTTGTCCTTccgcatgtatatatatatatatatatatatatttatatggaGACAAGACTGCGAATGCGACTCTGCTGGTGTCAGTCTACGTGTGTGTTTTTTATTTCTTGCCATGTCCGAGCGTATTCGGCTATCCCTGCTGTTAAATCTGGAAGTGCATCTATTAGATTTCCGTGGTCGTTTCACTCTTCCGAgccgagacgcagagcgagCAAGCGTAAGAGCGCGAGCCCCTGTAACGTGTCAGTTTACTGGAGTTGAGCCAGACTAGTGTGAAATCGGATTTTTCCGAGGCGTATACTAAACCAGCATTGTTAAGGACTACTACATCTTCCAAACCAGCTTGAATGTTCTCTGCGCAGTTGTCCTCAGAAAGCCTAGGATGTTGTTGGCGAGACCACAGCCCTCCATCGTCCTTCAGCTATTTTCTGTCACAGGTTTTCGCTTTTGTGCTCCGACACTCTGTACAACATACATGGCTGTTGGTACCTGGAAATCCGGCCtacagagaaaagggagcGGTCTTATCAAGGGGTGTTTAGCTGGAAGTTGGCGTCGCTGAGTCGATCGCATTTCAGTTTTCGTGTACATTCATGTCCAGTACATGAAGGTGAAGTGCTGGACTTCAGTTTCCTTTATTGAAACGCGTTGTTTAGAGACAACTGGAGGTTTCCCCATGCTTTTTCCCTCCCGGCTTTTCCCAGGTTGGAGCTGAGGCACTCAGCGATGGCCTCGTGATGCTGGTGATGCTCTGTCTCGTTGCGGTGGGTTTGTCCATCCGTCGTTTTTACGCTGCACGCGTCGAGGCCaaggggagacagcgcgaggcTGAACTGCGGGAGcggcatgcagagacgcaccGCCAGTTGGAGCAAGtgattcgttttcttcagcaGCATTATCCGGACTTTAAGCTTCAGGAAACTATTCCTCCTGAGACCACAGGTTCCCCGGACAGTCCCccacaagaagaggaacagagaactGCTGGGCAGCCTAAGTCTCTGTAGACAAGGTTCGTGCTTTTGGGGAGACTCGCAGACGTTAGCGGCTGTGAAGGTCTTGCTTCAAGGCCGacgcgcgcgagaagaacaaagcGACGTGTGTGGCCCCGATTTTCCACGCAGTGGGTTTTGTAGAAACACATCGTACACACCGAGGTGCCAAAGAAAAACCAATCGATGCCGTGGGGAGGATTGTTGCAGGTGTGACGTTTCTGTGGGAGAGCGCCCCTTGGGGGATTCAGTGCTTGAAGACTTTCGAGCTTATTTGGGGGCGGAATTTCTGGTTTGAGTTTACAGCATTTAAAGCTGGGCAGCTGCGACTgcagggaagaggaaaatTCTTAGGTTGGAGCTCTGTTGCGTTGTATTTCACGTGGGAAACAAAGGTCGAATTGTAACGGCAGAAAACGCTCTAAAAAGGCAGATTCAGGGGTTCCACGGTTCGAGGGTGGAGGCGTTTTGTGGCCCCGCCTGCGAATTCGGTGGCTGCTTCCGCTGGAGTCGAGTCGTGAAAACTCCAGAGTTTCTGGGTTCCAAGAAGCGGTACCACAGAAGATTTTGCTTGCGCTTGTTGCTGTACAGTTCAGAGTTTTATTTACTCTGTCACTGAAGAGTTTTTTTCCCGAATCAGTGGCCAAGTTGCAAAGGTGTCAGGTGCGCCAAGGGGCCCCGCCACGTGCTAGGTCTCCCGTACttgtatgtgcatgcgtgcgtCTTGCAAACATTCACAGGAagtgtgtctctgtgcgaCACATCTTTTTCACTTCCGCATTCAAGCGTGCACGCATCGGTCTCTCTACGGGATGCCGTTGCTTGTATAGACACACTTGTTTTCCAGGGAGTCAAACATCGGTAAAGGGAACCCATCGGCTGCGTGTGCAGCTTCCTCATGAGCTCTGCCGGATGTCTTCCGGGGCATTACCGACTTTCCCGCACACGAACTGAAAGACAATTCCACGTCCACCGAGACACTTCGTGCCGTACAGCTAAGGAGCAGGCTGTCAGCTTCGAGGTGGGCTGGGGTTTTGTCTGTTGCGTTTTCCCGCTGGTCTCACGCGAATTATTGGCAGGAAGATtttccgtctgtctcgcgaAAACGAAGATCCGTCATCCCTCCTCACTCTCGCGGATACAAAGGTTTGCGACCAAACAGAGAGGGGCGCAAAGCGATGGTTAGTCTTGTCACTTTGCACAGAACAAAGAGGCAAACCGCTTGAGTCGTAGCTGACTGCTGTCGGTTACGCCCATGTGCGTGAATGCGGCAGGGACTGCACATGACACCGTTTACACCGGAGACGTATCGAGGTACCGAAAACGTTGAAGCCCTTTATCCGGACGGTGTTTGCTAGCTCTGTGGACAAAACAGTACCCGAGAGTAAGCAGGCTGCCCCCGAAGTCTTGCCCGAGCATGGTGAACCTGCATACTGCGTTACCATCGCATTTGGGTTTCAGTAACGTTCGCGCTCCATAATACAAGAGGGAGTTCTCGGAACACGCTTTCGTAGGAGAAAAAGATGCCTGAGGCGGGTGTGCAAATTGAGAAAGACACGCAGTCCGGACAAAAAAACGCCACCGGTGGAACCATCCCTGTGAGTATACGATCAAACATGGAAGGAATCTTTGTTCGACTGCCAAAAGAAGTATTTGTTTCAGTGGTATCCGCTAGTCTGAGGTGGGGTTCTGCGCCATATTATCACTTAGTCTCTAACGAAGGTAGGGTGTGACTTCGAACCGTGGGTGGTCTGGCAGGCCACGCTGTCTCGAAAAAACCCTTTCCTACGTAAATGTCTGCGGAAAAGATACTGTCAGGTCAGGCGAACCTCTCCACGGATTCATCGAGGCAAAAGTACTTAGCAACCCGTCAAAGCTATTTCAAGACTGAGTCACACAGCTAGTGGACGTAGACGCCACCAGGACTGCGTAGTCAAACTATTCCTCAGTTTCAGAGTCAGCTGTGGGCTcggggagagaaaaatcACCTAACTCCGGTTTCACTTGTCGCAAGAaagcgaagccgagaaagcACGGATATGACACACTTCTGCATATTTTGTTGGACTTCGATTGAACGGCAGGACCGACGGAGGCGACCGGCACGCGTTCGGCTACTGGTGGTTTTGATGGTCTTTGTCaaccggatccaagttctattgcGACTTGCAGATGCCCCTTTGTCGCGTTTTACAAAGGCAAAATAACCCTCGAACTTCCATTTCTTGTCGTTGTGCTGCGGCTTCACCTGTATTTGCAGAAGGCCTTTGCAAAACGTTCTATGCCCGATATTGTGTATCAGCATCCTTTCCTCGTAACACTTCCGTTTTACAGCCGCCTCTCGTCGGTACAGCCACCGCGGCTTCCTTCCATATGGAGGGTCGCGTGAAACTTATAGACGGTTGCACAGAAGATTCGAAAGGATGGTCTCTTCTGGTCCTATCCCGTTTTCTTGAATTTCCATCAGACGACAGAGTATGGTTTTGTTAACGGTTCTTCGAGTCGCTTAGCGCTTGCTCGGCTCGCTCTGTTGCTCTTTCCCCGGTGGTTCCGCACTGTCCTGTTTTCCAGTTGTcagcgtctctgttttcgaaAGTCTGCTTCAGCATGTAGATGACAGCAAGAGGCTCCCACGGAACTCTTGGTGAAGTACGCATGCAAAAGTCCTCATTTTCTGACGGAAAAATCCGGGCGGAACTCTTAATACTCTGCGCACACGAACCCGGGGCTCCTTTTCTCAAGAACGCGCCCCCCTGTCTCGTACACTTTCCCGGgggtttcttcctttctccaccaCTGTCCTTTTTCACTCCATGTTCCCCCCTTCCCTCTTCACCagtctctccgttttccccCAGATCTTCGTCTCGCGGGGTTGATCTAACTCGCAccgttttctgccttcgGTTAACTCGGATCACTTCCGACAAGACAAACCCATTGTCCTCCGAGGACAATCGACGCACAGGCCGACAGTTCTGAAAACAACTCATGCAGATCTACATTTCAGGGATCTGCAGTTTATAGCACTGCTTTCCACTTCTGGAGGTAACTCGTGCACATCTTGGTTTCAACGATCTCCGCGTTTCAACGCTGATTCCTATTTTCTCGTGTGAGTACAGGGTTTACGGCACTGCATCTAATCCGAGATAGTATGCGTAGGTTCGAGTGTCACCCTGAGGTAAAGTGCCAGAGCTAAACGCTACAAAGGGACTTATTTGCAAGATGAAATGTTTACTTACTCTACTGCGACTAAACGTCTGTTAAGGCGCAGAATCCGATGTGGTGATGAACGCACACCATCGGTGTACCTAAAGCGCCAGTGTCTCGACGTTCAGCGCAGCAGGAGGGAGCCCCCGAAGCATTTTCTCCCATTGAACAAAAGATGGTGGGCTCCCAAGAACTCCCTGACTCCAGGCAAATCTCTGGACGTTTCTCTTCAATGGACTCGCCGCCTCCGGTGTCTGTCTCGTGTGCCGAACCGAAGACCTCGTCGCATGAAAACCTGAGGGCGACGGAGACCACGCTCGCCTGTTTTCCGCCCTCCGCTCCAGAGCACTTCTCCCTTCCAGCGAAAACTCATACACTGGCACATGCAGTGGCCTCCTGGGAGTCTTTTCTCGAACTTTTTCCGAGGCATGCGCGTGTGGATCTTCTGCGGAAACAGCCAAAATCTCCGGCGCCCCTCCGTCCGCTCACGCGCCTGCTCCACAGCCTgcctgtacatacacaccaGGCACTGTGGCTGTCAGTCGTGCGGCTCGTGAAGACAATCACAAAGGCGAACTCCTCGCCTGCAGCACTTGGCGTGTCAGCCGACCTGCCGAGTCCGAAGGCGGTTTCTCTCGAGAGTGAAGCGGAGACGAGTTCGAAGCATGCCAGAGCCGACGACTTCAACTCTGCGAAGGATGGGAAGCCCCAGAGTCCAGCCAGTGTTTTTTCctgcgaggaagcgaacgcgAGTCCTGAGGCGGTTCTCCTGAACCGGTTCGCCGCGCTTACCCTGTTCCTCGGCACCTTTTTAGACCAACGAGTCGCGGTCGGCCAgcaacgaaggcgaaggctgcatgcagcggaacAGAAGGCGGCTGCGATGTTAAATAGCCAGGGAAATGGCGACATCTGTGGAcgtgtctcgtcttttccgGAGCAAGATGACACCGATGGAAAGGACACTACCGCCGCCGTCTCTGaagcgtctctccccttccgcCCCTCGGTCCAGTCCCGACCGCAGGAAGACCGGCTGTCGGGACATACAGCGgcggggtgtacgtacgcGCCGCCGGTAGGTGTTTACCTCGTTGCTTCGTTTCTGAAAAACAACTgctttcgtctgcgtttgCCGCGCAAGAAGCCTCTGAGGGAGAGAGCCGGCGTCGAAACCGAAGGCGCGACgcatggagaagaagcaacatGCGCCTCGACAGAGAGCGCCCGTCATGCCTGCATCACCTGCGACTGCCGTGAGGAAGGACTGAGTCGGAGGTCTgcggagggagaaaacgcggacgacaaagagaaggcggagaaccCAAGTGTCCAGACACCTGGCGGGACAGAACGGAGCTGCAGCGGCATGTCAGGAGACCCTTGCGAAGAAGATTTTGCAGAAGAGCTGCGCCTGATCCAGGAGCGCATTGGAGACATCGTAGTCAAGTTGGTCGAGCTCGGactgtttgtctctgtgcCAGCTGCgtcgcgtctgcagagacgaggtGGAAAGGCCTTCGCACTCGGACGCGACTTCCCAGAAACGCCTGCGGAAGGCGGAGCAGGGGAGGAgtgcgagaaggagaaagacggcgaggaagaggatcCCGACGCAGGAGAAATCAGACAGATGCCCATGCCGGGGAGACAGTCCTTTGTCCTCTCTGCGCTGCTCCACCATCTCCAGCAAGTTGCGGCAGCCACGTCCGACCCACAGGTAGGGAAGAGGGGAGATGCCAACCTAGGCTATCACCTGCATGTGTGTTTCAGCTTCAGAGTCAGGATGGGTCTATTTTTTTTGTTGAATGAACCGAGACAGCGTGAGTCTTCTTGCGGGAAGCAGCTGCGTCTGCAAGTCTCCAAAATACttgggagaaaacgcgttaACAGGACGTCGCTGAAGTATCACACATGCTTGCGCTCTGCTCGCTCTATCGAATCGACGAAACGTCACCAGTTTAGAGTGGTTGGCGCAGAGCGCAGAGCGTAGAACCTCATGCGAAGTAAGTGAGTTGAAGAATGGAGGTTTTCTGAACTGCGTGAATCGCGTCGACCTGTGGTTCGATCGCCACCCCTTGCACTACCCAGTTATGGTAGGGTGCTCATGATTGTCCACTCATGTCCTCGTTGAGACCTGCGAACTCGCAAAGTTCCTCGCGTTGCTCGTAACCGCCGAATCTGAGTTCAGAATCGTGGGAGAGGTTCAGATGTCTTCCCGGgtgtcttcctcgcggtTGTGGGCTGCTTCCTCGCACCCGTGTCTTCTGAGGCAGGAGCATCTACAAGCTCTAGAGGCAGAAGCTAGGACTACGGCTTGAAGTCATGAGTGTGTTTACTTCATGCGCGTTTCCGTCTGAGTAGCTTGTCTTGCAAAGAGCCATATGATGTCCGAAACGATTAAAGAATATTTCTTTTAACCCGAATAGCGTCTCCATCTTTAATAGCTGTGCTTCAAATTTGAGGATTCCGAGGCTTctcacttttttctcgctttcttctcaggAGCTGAGTCAACGTCTTCGTGGTCTTGCTCGCTTTGCGCGACGGCCTCACGTGGCTGCGCCTCTCGAGCGGGCGCTCGCTGCTGCCGATCGAGTCTGCTCGAGGCCTTCCcgttttgcttcttcctcttcttcctcttcgtcttcctcctcttctgcttcgtcttcctcctcttctgcgtctttttcttctgatGGCTGGAGTTTTCAGCAGGCGTCTCATGAAGTGGAGACGCCAGGCGCCAGAGgccgccgagagagagacgtgaTAGTGGAGAAAGCGCTTGTTCTCGTTCTGCTGCTCCTGCAGCCTCCCGCCTTCCCCCTGCTGCGAGACGAAGGGACTCAGAGACTCGTCGCCTCGTGGTGGGGTCGCCACACGGCTCTCCGTGAGCTCTTCTTCAATGTAAGCAGTGCCAtctcgtttctccacgcTCAAGAGTCGAGCGAAGAGGTGCGAGGTCCCCACCGTTCCTTCCAGAAGAAGACTTGTGAATAGGAGTCCagtgaggagacacagacatcCAAGTTCTATATGGCTTTTCTGATGTTGTAAGACCTAGGATACCTGCTGTGACTTTATTTAAGAGGTACAGACATCCCAGATGTTAATGGTTGCTGTAtaccaccaccccactggactaCTGAAGACTGCCCTTCAGCATCCAGGCTTACGCCCGAGGGAATGCACAGACTTCCTTGAGGGAGAGGGGCTCTTGAAAAGAGCGCAACAAGTGCGTTTGGAGAGCGATCAATCGCTGTTCGTGTTTAGTGagtccttcctcctctccttggTCCTGTAGTGAACAGGTTGCTTGCTTTCGTCCGAAATCAGGATCAAAGCGTAATTCACTGCCTGCATGCTGGGGTTCTGCCGTGGCCTTGTAGCGTCTCGGggaggcgtctgcggccCTGGGTAGagccggagagaaagagcgagcaAGCGAGGAATAGAACGAAGACTGTATCATCTCGTATTGTCTCCATTTTTGCACAGAATCTTTTAGGAGTATTGGAGGACGAGGATGTGCCTCTCTGGCAGCTGGAGGCTCTCGGGAaattcttcttcctcgccgtgaGAGTACGTGAtcaaaaaaacaaagtgtgagaacgtctctctctgagacTCACTGTGTCCTGTCACTCTTGGTGACTGAGTCGAGGAGTGTATTACGGACAGTGGAAAAGGCGCAGCGGTGCGTCCCAGAGCCAGCACTGTTCGACACTCAGGGGAACCATCTTGAAGCTCTGGATTCATctggatgcatgcactggacACCACGTATTCATATATATCAGAGATATTGGGGAATCCCGCTGGCGTCCTTATTTGCACAACGCCGTGAAGTTTGATGCTCTTCGTCCACTCCTGCGCCTGGGATAACCGGTTAGGAAAGATGGGACGCTAGGATCCTCGGACTGCATACGCTTCTCCATGTCGGCTCACTGGCAATCCAAAATAGACACATTTACTCGCGGCCGTTGCTGAACGCCCCCCAGGCCAAGctgtgaagaaagaagtcgtTCAACTGAGGAGTTGATCAGTCTTCCGGACACTATACGGATGAATAGA
This genomic interval from Toxoplasma gondii ME49 chromosome VIIb, whole genome shotgun sequence contains the following:
- a CDS encoding hypothetical protein (encoded by transcript TGME49_255400~Predicted trans-membrane domain (TMHMM2.0):217-240), translated to MDVVFEFTRVVISAVSKRCASVILEVARQNPRYSGRLIEMGQATNRAYVHLKYFSGRVLMPRGPLHSHARCGSPLASQSSQASSGLPASPKANLQAAASASADGASSVAAQRSSDAETRSPGASAQTVQADPSNATSSGVPPPPGVSSSTNSSSSNAASSSTSSSSSTSSSSSNSSSSGSPHTASFSPWNRTGTRITLNVKPLDDDKALEVGAEALSDGLVMLVMLCLVAVGLSIRRFYAARVEAKGRQREAELRERHAETHRQLEQVIRFLQQHYPDFKLQETIPPETTGSPDSPPQEEEQRTAGQPKSL